AACTAATAACGCCGCTGGAGGTGATTTTGTAACAAAAGTAAAACTTCTATCTGTATATACCGTGATAACAACGGGAAGCTTAAGTCCGATTTGAGCTTTGGTTCTTTCATTGAATTGTTTGCAAAATTCCATGATATTCAAACCAGCTTGTCCAAGTGCGGGACCAACTGGAGGAGCTGGGTTTGCTTTTCCTGCTTCCACTTGGAGTTTAATTTGTTTTACTACTTTTTTTGCAGCCATCTCGCTAAAAATCCTTAATTAACAACTATCTATTACGGTTCTGATTTCACTTGCAAATAGTCGAGTTCTACAGGAGTTGAACGCCCGAAGATCTCTACTCTTACACGTAATCTTCCCTTATCAGGAAAAATTTCATCCACAAGCCCACTGAAATTGGCAAACGGACCATCGATGATTTTTAAAGTTTCACCAACTTTGAAAAGGAAACGAGGACGGGAGACTTCTTCCGATTCCACATCCCCTACATCACTGAATAGATTTTTGATCTCATCCAAAGACAGAGGTTCAGGACCCTTTCCTTTTCCGCCAACAAACGTTGAAACGGACGGAAGATTTTGAATTTTGAATCTCAAATCATCCGTCATATTCATTTCAACTAACACGTAACCAGGCATAAGCTTTTTCTTGGTTACTTTCTTTTTACCGTTCTTCATCTCAGCAACATCCATAGAAGGAATCTTTACTGAGAAAATCTGATCCTCCAACTTCTGTTGTTGAACCATTTTTTCAATATTGGTTTTGACCTTATTCTCATGACCTGAATAGGTCTGAAGGACATACCATTTTTTTTCCGCAGACTCGCTCATTGGTGACTGAATCCCGTTCCCTACGCCGCTACCGACCAAAACCATTTCAAAAGTTTTAGAAAAAGATAATCTGATGTAGATAAAAATACTGAAAATATAATAACTGTTACAAGGACTACAATTGTAGAACTAACCACTTCTTGGCGAGTTGGCCAATGAACTTTTTCTAGTT
The nucleotide sequence above comes from Leptospira kobayashii. Encoded proteins:
- the rplK gene encoding 50S ribosomal protein L11, translating into MAAKKVVKQIKLQVEAGKANPAPPVGPALGQAGLNIMEFCKQFNERTKAQIGLKLPVVITVYTDRSFTFVTKSPPAALLVLKTLGIPSGSATPHLVKVGTIKRAQLEEIAKTKMEDLNANDLNAAVQIIAGTCRSMGVNVEL
- the secE gene encoding preprotein translocase subunit SecE, yielding MKATSFIQECKAELEKVHWPTRQEVVSSTIVVLVTVIIFSVFLSTSDYLFLKLLKWFWSVAA
- the nusG gene encoding transcription termination/antitermination protein NusG; translation: MSESAEKKWYVLQTYSGHENKVKTNIEKMVQQQKLEDQIFSVKIPSMDVAEMKNGKKKVTKKKLMPGYVLVEMNMTDDLRFKIQNLPSVSTFVGGKGKGPEPLSLDEIKNLFSDVGDVESEEVSRPRFLFKVGETLKIIDGPFANFSGLVDEIFPDKGRLRVRVEIFGRSTPVELDYLQVKSEP